Proteins from a single region of Psychrobacter cryohalolentis K5:
- the hisIE gene encoding bifunctional phosphoribosyl-AMP cyclohydrolase/phosphoribosyl-ATP diphosphatase HisIE, which yields MTSPDWLAAVNFNADGLIPAIAQDYVSGRILMMAWMNAESLQLTAQTQTAVYFSRSRGKLWHKGESSGHTQRVHDIRLDCDADVIVLSVTQVGGIACHTGRESCFYQRLDLSGQTPAWQTVDKVLKDPADIYHSSDAEKATPKTNETQAHDVIPSDANTNDTTNRSILQQLDGVLAERKHTDADSSYVASLYAKGLNKILEKVGEESTESIIAAKDFANCNENTDKTQYDEARHELIYEVADVWFHTLVGLAWFDIESEAVLNELGRRFGLSGIDEKAAR from the coding sequence ATGACTTCACCTGATTGGCTGGCTGCCGTAAATTTTAATGCTGATGGTTTGATTCCTGCAATTGCACAAGATTATGTGTCAGGGCGTATTTTGATGATGGCTTGGATGAATGCCGAATCCCTACAATTAACCGCACAAACGCAGACGGCAGTGTATTTTTCGCGTTCGCGTGGCAAGTTATGGCATAAGGGCGAATCCTCTGGACATACCCAACGCGTACATGATATTCGTCTAGATTGCGACGCCGATGTGATTGTCCTTAGCGTCACTCAAGTCGGTGGTATTGCTTGTCATACTGGGCGCGAGTCTTGTTTTTATCAGCGTTTGGATTTATCAGGGCAAACGCCTGCATGGCAAACCGTCGATAAGGTATTAAAAGATCCTGCTGATATTTATCATTCAAGCGATGCAGAAAAAGCCACTCCTAAAACTAATGAGACGCAGGCTCACGATGTAATCCCTTCAGATGCCAATACCAATGACACTACTAATCGCTCTATTTTGCAACAGCTTGACGGTGTATTGGCTGAGCGCAAGCATACGGATGCCGATAGCTCATATGTAGCAAGCTTATACGCCAAGGGTTTGAATAAAATCTTAGAAAAAGTTGGTGAAGAAAGTACAGAGAGCATCATCGCTGCCAAAGACTTTGCTAATTGCAATGAAAATACGGATAAAACCCAATATGACGAAGCGCGTCATGAGCTTATCTATGAAGTCGCTGATGTTTGGTTCCATACTTTAGTAGGTTTGGCTTGGTTCGATATCGAATCAGAGGCAGTATTAAATGAGCTAGGTCGACGCTTTGGTCTCTCAGGTATTGATGAAAAGGCGGCTCGATAG
- a CDS encoding KPN_02809 family neutral zinc metallopeptidase — protein MKWQGRRGSTNVRTSSGGGKLMGGGIGGIIIAGILWLVFGVNPMTALQTGQEVAGGGNTSTEPATSDDRDTQFVKVVLADTEEVWHQIFNEGGSTYKEPSLILFNGQVSSACGSASSATGPFYCPGDQTVYLDTSFFVEMRQKLGISGDIQNSGDSDNQNKAGDFAQAYVISHEVGHHVQTLLGITQQVNEASRQVTRAQANKLSVLQELQADCFAGVWAQRNQERVQFLEAGDIDEAINAAGQIGDDRLARAGGGAVVPDNFTHGTSQQRVEWFTRGLESGNVQTCDTFSGAL, from the coding sequence ATGAAATGGCAAGGCAGACGTGGCAGTACTAATGTGCGTACTAGTAGTGGTGGCGGTAAGCTAATGGGCGGCGGTATCGGCGGTATCATTATTGCTGGTATTTTATGGCTAGTGTTTGGGGTAAATCCCATGACCGCATTGCAAACAGGTCAAGAGGTCGCAGGCGGTGGTAATACATCTACTGAACCAGCTACCAGTGACGATCGGGATACACAGTTTGTCAAAGTTGTCTTGGCAGATACTGAAGAGGTTTGGCATCAAATATTCAATGAGGGGGGTAGTACATATAAAGAGCCGTCACTGATTTTGTTTAATGGGCAAGTCAGTTCTGCTTGTGGTAGTGCCAGTTCAGCGACTGGTCCTTTTTATTGCCCAGGTGATCAAACGGTCTATTTAGATACGTCGTTTTTCGTAGAGATGCGTCAAAAGCTTGGTATCTCTGGTGATATCCAAAACTCCGGGGATAGTGACAATCAGAACAAAGCGGGCGATTTTGCCCAAGCCTATGTGATCTCCCATGAAGTAGGTCACCATGTACAGACTTTGCTTGGTATTACTCAGCAAGTAAATGAGGCCAGCCGTCAAGTGACTCGGGCACAAGCAAATAAATTGTCTGTCCTACAAGAGCTACAAGCTGATTGCTTTGCTGGTGTTTGGGCGCAGCGCAATCAAGAGCGCGTACAGTTTTTAGAAGCAGGTGATATCGACGAAGCTATCAATGCTGCTGGTCAGATTGGTGATGATCGCTTAGCACGTGCAGGAGGCGGGGCGGTAGTACCTGATAACTTTACTCATGGTACTAGCCAACAGCGTGTAGAGTGGTTTACGCGCGGTCTAGAGAGCGGTAATGTGCAAACTTGTGATACGTTTAGCGGTGCTTTATAG
- the tatA gene encoding Sec-independent protein translocase subunit TatA, with protein sequence MGSFSITHWLILLVVVVVVFGTSKLRNAGKDLGGAVKGFKEAVKDENTEHAKKQVVLDHDGNAHTEERPTTTKVDDTHNV encoded by the coding sequence ATGGGCAGTTTTTCCATTACGCATTGGCTGATTTTATTGGTGGTGGTGGTTGTCGTATTTGGCACCTCCAAACTGAGAAATGCTGGTAAAGATTTGGGCGGCGCGGTCAAAGGTTTTAAAGAAGCCGTCAAAGATGAAAATACTGAACATGCCAAAAAGCAAGTGGTGCTCGACCATGATGGCAACGCACACACTGAAGAGCGCCCAACAACCACTAAGGTTGATGACACGCATAATGTATAG
- the pheT gene encoding phenylalanine--tRNA ligase subunit beta: MKISEQWLRQWVNPNNSSEQLAEQLTMAGLEIDDRFAVARAFSGVVVGEVISVEQHPDADKLRVTQVNIGAAEPLQIVCGAPNVTIGMKVPVATVGAVLPSDDKKGFTIKNGNLRGVDSNGMLCGASEIDLTDSIDGLLELPADAPIGMDIREYLGLDNQILDISITPNRGDCFSVRGIAREISVINDLPLQMPNIPDNIDFTQNEVMPAVTVSAVEACPRYLLQSISNIDRSIDTPKWMQDALVQSGLRSHNFLVDVTNYVLMELGQPLHAFDADTIKGDIVVRLAQSEETITLLNEQTITLTGDELVIADDKGALALAGIMGGQRSSVTDSTTNIVLESAFFNPLAIAARARRFGLHTDASQRFERGVDFELPALALARAVDLITSVTNSQAGQIITVESSKHLPARAPITLPITKVRDVIGIEIEPAVMVRILTQLGFKVEQQADSLICMPPSYRFDMSIKEDLIEEIARIYGYDNIPSVLPHLQVSMDYDDTADLTHEMKLSLVDNGYMEAISFSFSDAKIEALLDDEALGEVLALANPISSDLAVMRRTLLSSLLPCVQYNLNRQQPRVRFFETGLSFVGQSISELVQTPSIALVAVGDIWDEQAYQNRALDFYDLKHDIEQLLPAQMDSARIRYERSELAFLHPGQSAKLYIDDQYVGWLGQLHPNTAKQLDLPATWVAQLSLAPLLTLAREQHAITTPSKFPQVRRDIAILVDSDISLQTLESTIRKASGALLTDLWLFDVYQGEKVPAGQRSLAFALIWQDKMQTLSDDAVKTVTDKVVQALTVEHSAQLRDS, from the coding sequence ATGAAAATTAGCGAACAGTGGCTACGTCAATGGGTAAACCCCAACAATAGCAGTGAGCAATTGGCTGAACAACTCACGATGGCAGGGCTAGAGATTGATGATCGCTTTGCAGTCGCCCGTGCCTTCAGTGGTGTGGTCGTTGGTGAAGTTATCAGCGTTGAGCAGCATCCAGATGCCGATAAATTACGTGTCACACAGGTCAATATTGGTGCAGCTGAGCCGTTACAAATCGTTTGCGGTGCACCCAATGTGACTATTGGTATGAAAGTGCCTGTTGCGACTGTTGGTGCAGTTTTGCCAAGTGATGACAAAAAAGGCTTCACAATTAAAAATGGCAACCTACGCGGTGTCGATTCTAACGGTATGCTCTGTGGCGCTTCTGAAATTGATTTAACCGACAGCATCGATGGTTTACTTGAGCTGCCAGCAGATGCGCCAATTGGTATGGATATCCGTGAATATCTGGGCTTAGACAATCAAATATTGGATATTTCTATCACCCCAAACCGTGGTGATTGTTTTAGCGTACGTGGTATTGCGCGCGAGATATCCGTCATTAACGATTTGCCGTTACAAATGCCAAATATCCCTGATAATATCGATTTCACTCAAAACGAAGTGATGCCAGCTGTAACAGTCAGTGCTGTAGAAGCTTGTCCACGCTACCTTTTACAGTCGATAAGCAATATCGATCGTAGTATCGATACGCCAAAGTGGATGCAAGATGCGCTGGTTCAGTCAGGACTACGCTCGCACAACTTTTTGGTTGATGTGACCAACTATGTCTTGATGGAATTGGGTCAGCCGCTACATGCTTTTGATGCTGATACTATCAAGGGCGATATCGTTGTGCGTTTGGCACAGTCTGAAGAAACGATTACTTTGTTGAATGAGCAAACTATTACCTTAACCGGTGATGAATTGGTCATTGCTGATGATAAAGGCGCACTTGCACTTGCCGGAATTATGGGCGGTCAACGCAGTAGTGTGACTGATAGCACCACCAATATTGTGTTAGAGAGCGCATTCTTTAATCCATTGGCTATCGCTGCACGCGCACGCCGTTTTGGTCTGCATACTGATGCCTCACAACGCTTTGAGCGTGGGGTAGACTTTGAATTGCCAGCGCTTGCTTTAGCGCGTGCTGTTGATTTGATTACCAGTGTAACGAATTCTCAAGCGGGGCAAATAATCACAGTCGAAAGTAGCAAGCATTTACCGGCTCGTGCACCTATTACACTGCCGATTACTAAAGTCCGTGATGTCATCGGTATTGAGATTGAGCCTGCAGTCATGGTACGTATCTTGACTCAATTAGGCTTTAAGGTAGAGCAGCAAGCAGATAGCCTGATTTGCATGCCGCCATCGTATCGCTTTGACATGAGCATTAAAGAAGATTTGATCGAAGAGATTGCTCGTATCTATGGCTATGACAATATTCCAAGCGTCTTGCCGCACCTGCAAGTCAGCATGGATTATGACGATACCGCAGATTTGACGCATGAGATGAAGCTTTCGCTAGTCGATAATGGCTATATGGAAGCAATTAGCTTTAGCTTTAGTGACGCAAAAATAGAAGCCTTGCTTGATGATGAAGCATTGGGCGAAGTGTTGGCATTGGCCAATCCTATCTCTAGTGACTTAGCCGTGATGCGCCGTACTTTGCTATCAAGCTTATTGCCTTGTGTACAATATAATTTAAATCGTCAGCAGCCGCGAGTGCGTTTCTTTGAAACAGGGCTTAGCTTTGTTGGTCAAAGTATTAGCGAGTTGGTGCAAACGCCAAGTATTGCATTGGTAGCAGTCGGAGATATTTGGGACGAGCAAGCGTATCAAAACCGTGCATTAGACTTTTATGATCTTAAGCATGATATTGAGCAGTTATTACCTGCACAAATGGATAGTGCGCGTATCCGCTATGAGCGTAGTGAGCTAGCTTTCTTGCATCCGGGTCAAAGTGCCAAGCTTTATATCGATGATCAGTATGTCGGTTGGTTGGGTCAACTGCATCCTAATACCGCTAAACAGTTGGATCTGCCAGCTACGTGGGTTGCGCAGTTGTCATTGGCACCGTTACTAACGCTTGCTCGTGAACAGCATGCCATCACCACTCCAAGCAAATTCCCGCAAGTACGCCGCGATATTGCTATATTAGTAGACAGCGATATCAGCCTTCAAACACTAGAGTCAACTATACGTAAGGCATCAGGTGCACTCTTGACTGATCTTTGGCTGTTTGATGTATACCAAGGCGAAAAAGTGCCAGCAGGTCAACGCTCATTAGCATTTGCCTTGATATGGCAAGATAAAATGCAAACCTTATCGGATGACGCTGTAAAAACGGTCACTGATAAAGTGGTACAAGCATTAACGGTTGAGCATTCAGCACAGCTACGTGACAGCTAA
- a CDS encoding integration host factor subunit alpha, with protein sequence MSTLTKSDMIEHLMNHLNLTRQEGRCLVENFFDELSESLIDGKEVKLSGFGNFELKDKNSRPGRNPKTGEPVAVSARRVVTFKTGQKFRQQVDERLFDQ encoded by the coding sequence GTGAGCACCTTAACCAAATCTGACATGATTGAGCATTTGATGAATCATCTAAACCTAACGCGCCAAGAAGGTCGCTGTTTGGTAGAGAATTTTTTTGACGAACTGTCAGAGAGTTTGATTGATGGCAAAGAGGTCAAGCTTTCAGGCTTTGGCAACTTTGAGCTTAAAGACAAAAATAGTCGCCCAGGACGCAACCCTAAGACAGGGGAGCCCGTCGCGGTATCAGCGCGCCGCGTTGTGACCTTTAAAACAGGACAAAAATTCCGTCAACAGGTCGATGAGCGCCTATTTGACCAATAA
- the tatC gene encoding twin-arginine translocase subunit TatC codes for MGLFKRKKSRQEKVTDSDIDISTATIDGNVNSNTEDSGDILSSLGDMPITEHLIDLRRHLIKICVAVLVIFLALVGFSRELYDFLSNPLVAQLPANSTMIATDITSNFMAPIRLTVFVAAFFAMPYILYQIWSFVAPGLYKKEKKIAIPVLMSSIFLFYAGVAFSYFIVLKGVLKFFIMFAPQNVLPMTDIDSYLSFALKLFMVFGLTFEIPVVTLLLILTRVVSIQSLEDKRRYIIVGCFAVAAVVTPPDGVSMLMLAIPMWLLFELGLFLAKILIKEEHSPTLASDTGLNKE; via the coding sequence GTGGGCTTATTTAAACGTAAAAAAAGCCGTCAAGAAAAAGTCACGGATTCAGATATCGATATTTCAACAGCTACCATTGATGGTAATGTCAACAGCAATACTGAGGACTCTGGCGATATCCTAAGCTCACTTGGTGATATGCCCATTACTGAGCACTTAATTGACCTACGTAGACATCTCATAAAGATATGCGTCGCGGTACTGGTAATATTTTTAGCCTTGGTCGGATTTTCACGCGAGCTCTATGATTTTTTGTCCAACCCATTGGTTGCCCAGTTGCCTGCCAACTCAACGATGATCGCGACGGATATCACCTCTAACTTTATGGCACCGATACGCCTGACTGTCTTTGTCGCTGCATTCTTTGCAATGCCCTACATTTTGTATCAAATCTGGTCGTTTGTCGCACCCGGTTTATATAAAAAAGAGAAAAAAATCGCCATTCCCGTTTTAATGTCCTCTATATTTTTATTTTATGCGGGTGTGGCTTTCTCTTATTTTATTGTCCTTAAAGGCGTTCTCAAATTCTTTATTATGTTCGCGCCGCAGAACGTCTTGCCGATGACCGACATCGACAGTTATTTAAGTTTTGCACTCAAACTCTTTATGGTATTTGGTTTAACCTTTGAGATTCCAGTCGTCACCTTGCTATTGATATTGACTCGTGTCGTCTCCATTCAGAGCTTAGAAGATAAACGCCGTTATATTATTGTCGGCTGTTTTGCCGTTGCTGCGGTCGTTACACCGCCTGATGGGGTGTCGATGTTGATGCTCGCCATTCCGATGTGGCTACTATTTGAGCTAGGATTATTTTTAGCAAAAATTTTAATTAAAGAAGAACATAGTCCTACCTTAGCAAGCGATACAGGGTTAAATAAAGAATAA
- the rpmI gene encoding 50S ribosomal protein L35, with translation MKNKMKTRSGAAKRFKKTANGFKRKQAFKSHILTKKSPKRIRQLRGLKLVHKSDEAAVRRMCPYI, from the coding sequence ATGAAAAATAAGATGAAAACCAGAAGCGGTGCAGCTAAACGCTTCAAAAAAACAGCGAACGGCTTTAAGCGTAAGCAAGCATTCAAAAGCCATATTTTGACCAAGAAATCACCTAAGCGTATTCGCCAGTTGCGTGGTCTTAAGTTGGTGCACAAGTCTGACGAAGCAGCAGTTCGTCGTATGTGCCCATACATTTAA
- the rplT gene encoding 50S ribosomal protein L20 yields the protein MARVKRGVQANRRHKKILKRAKGYYGARSRVYRVAVQAVTKAGQYAYRDRRNKKRTFRRLWIARINAGARLNGLSYSRFINGMKKANIAIDRRVLADIAMHDAATFTALVEKAKAELA from the coding sequence ATGGCCCGTGTAAAACGTGGTGTACAGGCGAATCGTCGTCACAAAAAAATCTTAAAGCGTGCAAAAGGCTACTACGGTGCCCGTTCACGTGTTTACCGCGTAGCGGTACAGGCAGTGACCAAAGCTGGTCAATATGCTTATCGTGACCGTCGCAACAAAAAACGTACTTTCCGTCGTCTTTGGATTGCACGTATCAATGCTGGTGCACGCTTAAACGGCTTAAGCTATAGCCGCTTTATCAATGGCATGAAAAAAGCTAACATTGCAATCGATCGTCGCGTACTTGCTGACATCGCTATGCATGATGCAGCGACTTTCACAGCGTTGGTTGAAAAAGCTAAAGCGGAACTAGCATAA
- the tatB gene encoding Sec-independent protein translocase protein TatB, protein MFDIGFSELLLFGVIALIVLGPEKLPQAARTAGQWYAKIRRTVSTLQSEIEAELDLAETRQQMQKELAKIRQTEAEMRREMAEMRGSMQEFESSKNQHLKASRDLVDDAKPRQSSQGSSENDDNRPVSPKSFDYAYDNNRQAEKPESSEQPSAQGDNDSLKTDFNDNANPVIQTITTRPWENMWFRLGAYDKARRLPQPPYLPNYKADILLNSHIDSLLPKQASVNEQESH, encoded by the coding sequence ATGTTTGATATTGGGTTTTCTGAATTATTGCTTTTTGGCGTCATTGCCTTAATCGTCTTGGGGCCAGAAAAGCTGCCCCAAGCGGCGCGTACCGCTGGGCAATGGTATGCCAAAATTCGCCGCACGGTTTCTACTTTGCAATCTGAAATCGAAGCGGAACTTGACTTAGCTGAGACGCGCCAGCAAATGCAAAAAGAGCTGGCCAAAATTCGCCAGACTGAAGCAGAAATGCGCCGTGAAATGGCAGAAATGCGCGGCAGTATGCAAGAGTTTGAATCCTCGAAAAACCAGCATTTAAAGGCATCACGTGATCTAGTCGATGATGCTAAGCCAAGGCAAAGTAGCCAAGGCAGTAGTGAGAATGATGATAATCGACCAGTGAGTCCAAAATCCTTTGACTATGCCTACGATAATAATAGACAGGCTGAGAAACCAGAAAGCTCTGAGCAGCCATCGGCACAAGGTGATAACGACAGTCTAAAAACTGACTTTAATGATAACGCCAATCCAGTGATTCAAACCATCACAACTAGACCATGGGAAAACATGTGGTTTCGTCTTGGTGCTTATGATAAAGCGCGTCGTTTGCCGCAACCGCCCTACTTACCAAATTATAAAGCCGATATCTTACTAAACAGCCATATAGACAGTCTTTTACCTAAACAGGCTTCTGTTAATGAGCAGGAGAGTCATTAG
- the rho gene encoding transcription termination factor Rho — protein sequence MNLTELKKKSIAELLAIAKEMGLDNMARSRKQDIIFAILKTHARNGEAIYGDGVLEVLPDGFGFLRSSEGSYLAGPDDIYVSPSQIRRFSLKTGDSIAGTIRPPKDSERYFALLKVGEINFDTPDRSRHKLIFENLTPLFPTEQLKLELGNGTTEDLTGRIIDLIAPIGKGQRSIIVAPPKAGKTMLLQSIAQSITRNNPECYLIVLLIDERPEEVTEMERTVRGEVVASTFDEPPQRHVQVAEMVIEKAKRLVEHKQDVVILLDSITRLARAYNTVIPSSGKVLTGGLDANALERPKRFFGAARNIEEGGSLTIIASALIDTGSKMDSVIFEEFKGTGNQEITLERDLAEKRVFPAINIKKSGTRREERLLDEDKLRKVWILRKLLQPMDGVQATEFLLDRLKEAKTNDEFFEQMKRKSQN from the coding sequence ATGAATCTTACTGAATTAAAGAAAAAATCAATCGCTGAGCTACTGGCCATCGCTAAAGAGATGGGTCTTGATAATATGGCACGTAGCCGTAAACAAGACATTATCTTTGCCATTCTAAAAACTCATGCCCGTAACGGTGAGGCCATCTATGGTGATGGTGTGCTTGAAGTGCTCCCTGACGGTTTTGGTTTTTTGCGCTCATCTGAAGGCTCTTATTTAGCAGGTCCTGATGATATCTATGTCAGCCCAAGCCAAATTCGCCGTTTCAGTCTAAAAACTGGCGACAGTATCGCAGGCACGATTCGTCCACCAAAAGACTCTGAGCGTTATTTTGCACTATTAAAAGTCGGTGAAATCAACTTTGATACGCCAGACCGCTCACGTCATAAGCTTATCTTTGAAAACTTAACGCCATTATTTCCAACTGAGCAGCTAAAACTTGAGCTAGGTAACGGTACGACTGAAGATTTGACTGGTCGTATTATCGACCTGATCGCACCGATTGGTAAAGGTCAGCGCTCTATTATTGTGGCACCGCCCAAAGCGGGTAAAACGATGCTGCTACAGTCAATAGCACAATCGATCACTCGTAATAATCCTGAATGCTACCTCATTGTGCTGCTGATTGATGAGCGTCCAGAAGAAGTCACCGAGATGGAACGTACTGTACGCGGTGAAGTGGTTGCCTCAACTTTCGATGAGCCGCCACAGCGCCATGTACAAGTGGCTGAAATGGTCATTGAAAAAGCCAAGCGCTTGGTTGAGCACAAGCAAGACGTGGTCATTCTGCTTGACTCGATTACCCGTCTTGCCCGCGCCTATAACACCGTTATTCCTTCATCAGGTAAAGTGTTGACCGGTGGTTTGGATGCCAATGCGTTAGAGCGCCCAAAACGATTCTTTGGTGCTGCTCGTAATATTGAAGAAGGCGGCAGCTTGACCATTATCGCCAGTGCCCTTATTGATACTGGTAGTAAAATGGACAGCGTTATCTTTGAAGAATTCAAAGGTACCGGTAACCAAGAGATTACCCTTGAGCGTGATCTGGCAGAAAAGCGTGTCTTCCCTGCCATTAATATCAAAAAATCGGGTACACGCCGTGAAGAACGTCTGCTTGATGAAGATAAGCTGCGTAAAGTTTGGATCCTGCGTAAATTGCTACAGCCGATGGATGGTGTACAAGCAACTGAGTTCTTATTGGACCGCTTAAAAGAAGCCAAAACCAATGATGAATTTTTTGAGCAAATGAAGCGTAAATCACAAAATTGA
- the pheS gene encoding phenylalanine--tRNA ligase subunit alpha, with protein MTTPAATTDLSALPTLSTELSDLNEAQLNELASAAEALILQVTDVRALQDLRVQLTGKKSPLTGWSKQMGKLSSDDKKTYGGWLHQVRSRIQDALTEQQQQLEVAALNAKLASESIDITLPARGGQKGHLHPVTMITQRMQQYFIQAGFNVATGPEVESDYYNFEALNIPLHHPARAMHDTFYFDAHYLLRTHTSPVQIRTMEKNEPPIRIICPGRVYRNDSDQTHSPMFHQLEGLMVTESSTFAELKGLISEFLEAFFAKELTVRFRPSFFPFTEPSAEVDILDDNGKWLEVMGCGMVHPQVLTNCGIDAEKYTGFAFGMGIERFAMLYYGIDDLRLFFQNDVRFLKQFG; from the coding sequence ATGACTACCCCTGCTGCTACCACCGATTTGTCGGCGCTACCGACCTTGTCCACAGAGCTAAGCGATCTTAATGAAGCTCAGCTAAATGAGTTGGCTAGTGCCGCTGAAGCCTTGATTCTACAAGTAACTGATGTGCGTGCGTTGCAAGATTTGCGGGTGCAATTGACCGGTAAAAAGAGTCCCTTAACTGGCTGGTCAAAGCAGATGGGTAAACTCAGCAGCGACGATAAAAAAACCTACGGCGGCTGGTTGCATCAAGTCCGTAGCCGTATTCAAGATGCGTTGACAGAGCAGCAGCAGCAGCTAGAAGTGGCTGCACTAAATGCCAAGCTTGCAAGCGAGAGCATTGATATCACCTTGCCTGCTCGCGGTGGTCAAAAAGGTCATTTGCATCCTGTGACCATGATTACCCAGCGTATGCAGCAGTATTTTATACAAGCGGGTTTTAATGTAGCCACTGGTCCTGAAGTTGAGAGCGATTACTATAACTTTGAAGCGCTTAATATTCCGTTGCATCATCCAGCACGGGCGATGCACGATACCTTCTATTTTGATGCGCATTATTTACTGCGTACGCATACCAGTCCCGTGCAAATTCGCACCATGGAAAAGAATGAGCCGCCGATTCGTATTATTTGTCCCGGTCGCGTCTATCGTAATGACTCGGACCAAACCCATTCGCCGATGTTCCATCAGCTAGAAGGTTTAATGGTTACCGAGTCGAGCACTTTTGCTGAGCTAAAAGGCTTGATTAGTGAGTTCTTGGAAGCGTTTTTTGCCAAAGAGCTAACCGTACGTTTCCGCCCGTCATTTTTCCCATTTACCGAGCCGTCAGCTGAAGTTGATATCCTCGATGATAATGGTAAATGGCTTGAGGTCATGGGCTGCGGTATGGTACATCCACAAGTGCTGACCAACTGCGGTATTGATGCCGAAAAATATACTGGTTTTGCCTTTGGTATGGGTATTGAGCGCTTTGCGATGCTGTACTACGGTATCGATGATTTGCGCCTGTTTTTCCAAAACGACGTACGCTTCTTAAAGCAGTTTGGCTAG